Proteins encoded together in one Polaribacter reichenbachii window:
- the tpx gene encoding thiol peroxidase has product MADITLKGNAINTVGNLPKTGSKAPDFKLTTVDLAQKSLSDFAGKNIILNIFPSVDTGTCATSVREFNKKAADLENTVVLCISRDLPFAQARFCGAEGIDNVVMLSDFATGTFGKDYALEIANGPLANLHSRAIVIIDENGKVAYTEQVPEIVDEPNYENALKAI; this is encoded by the coding sequence ATGGCAGATATTACATTAAAAGGAAACGCAATAAACACAGTAGGCAACTTACCAAAAACAGGATCTAAAGCACCTGATTTTAAATTAACTACAGTAGATTTAGCTCAAAAAAGTTTATCAGATTTTGCAGGTAAAAACATCATTTTAAATATTTTTCCGAGTGTAGATACTGGCACTTGTGCAACTTCTGTAAGAGAATTTAATAAAAAAGCTGCAGATTTAGAAAACACAGTTGTATTATGTATTTCTAGAGATTTACCATTTGCTCAAGCTCGTTTTTGTGGTGCAGAAGGTATAGATAATGTAGTAATGCTTTCTGATTTTGCAACAGGTACTTTTGGTAAAGATTACGCGTTAGAAATAGCAAATGGTCCTTTAGCAAACTTACACTCTAGAGCAATTGTTATTATTGATGAAAATGGTAAAGTTGCTTACACCGAACAAGTACCAGAAATTGTTGATGAACCTAATTATGAAAATGCTTTAAAAGCGATTTAA
- a CDS encoding LolA family protein, with product MKKITILFLSLFITSITFSQTSPKAKALLDEVSSKMSAYNNMFLGFSQTLSNEEAGIKEGDEPPIRGEINLQGEKYNLNYLGNNFIYDGSKLYVINNEEKEISITEGDMDGDDGFIYPSKLLTFYKEGYNLEMGKLENINGRKIQFVTLNPIDSDSEIVKVELGIDEKTKHIYKLVQTGTNGAKTSFTITTFKSNQALSEGFFKFDKQKYLAQKYTID from the coding sequence ATGAAAAAAATAACAATCTTATTTTTAAGCTTATTTATAACAAGCATAACTTTTTCACAAACCTCACCAAAAGCAAAAGCATTATTAGATGAAGTTTCATCAAAAATGAGTGCCTATAATAATATGTTTCTTGGTTTTAGTCAGACTTTAAGTAACGAAGAAGCAGGAATTAAAGAAGGTGATGAACCACCAATTAGAGGAGAAATAAATTTGCAAGGCGAAAAATACAATCTAAATTATTTAGGGAATAACTTTATTTACGATGGTAGCAAACTCTATGTAATTAACAACGAAGAAAAAGAAATTTCTATTACAGAAGGAGATATGGATGGCGATGATGGTTTTATTTATCCTTCTAAATTACTTACTTTTTATAAAGAAGGTTATAATTTAGAAATGGGTAAATTAGAAAACATAAATGGTAGAAAAATACAATTTGTAACCTTAAATCCAATTGATAGTGATTCTGAAATTGTAAAAGTTGAATTAGGAATTGATGAAAAAACAAAGCACATTTATAAGTTAGTACAAACTGGTACTAATGGCGCAAAAACTAGTTTTACGATTACAACTTTTAAAAGTAATCAAGCTTTATCAGAAGGTTTTTTTAAGTTTGATAAGCAAAAATATTTGGCTCAAAAATATACAATTGATTAA
- a CDS encoding glycoside hydrolase family 2 protein, with the protein MYELKKRKKSNHHRKNIILQVLTITFLLVGFYTNAQVNFIKDRKHIQLTNWKFQKGVFYKGESKNFNDSTWQNIKVPHTYSMDAIENVGYYKGIAWYRTHINIPKSMENERVFLRFGAVGQEAIIYVNGIKIGNHIGGYSAFCYEITKAVKIGEHNLIVVKTSNAPNYKRIPVNDVLFNHYGGIYRSAQIFSTPKFNISPTFYASSGVFVHLIEQSKNSAKIEVRTHITNKENLNQLTLNYKILDANNQYINSLSKIIKIDKKNTIDTQSIEIENPILWNGRKNPYLYSVEVTLSDGKTSDKICETFGLRTFKVDADKGFFLNDEPYRIYGVAMHQEWQQVGPALTLENHKKDMEIIDEIGATGLRLSHYQHSQNTYNSADKLGLLVWTEIPFVHDYSGREQGNAKQQLTELIYQNYNHPSIFSWGLWNEVRAWKSADEPCVILTKELNNLAHKLDSTRFTVSASDRGMESNMGNISDLQAWNKYYGWYYGQYSDMEKWLDESRIKYPNIELAISEYGVGGNIYQQNRALLEKPIGNYFPEPVQTNYHEVTWKNIKERPFIWSSFIWNIFDFSVAGWNRGGIKNLNHKGLVTYDRKVKKDAFYFYKANWSDSPVLYIAELRNTKRTEAKTQVKVFTNLEKITLYINGRKIATKKQSDDYNTIIFHDILLKNEINKIEVKSKKGKEKFSHKAEWILSKK; encoded by the coding sequence ATGTACGAACTTAAAAAACGAAAAAAAAGCAATCACCACAGAAAAAATATAATTCTACAAGTATTAACTATTACCTTTTTATTAGTAGGATTTTACACAAATGCACAAGTAAATTTTATAAAAGATCGTAAACACATACAATTAACTAACTGGAAATTTCAAAAAGGTGTTTTTTATAAAGGAGAAAGCAAAAACTTTAACGATTCTACTTGGCAAAATATAAAAGTACCACACACCTACTCTATGGATGCCATAGAAAATGTAGGCTATTATAAAGGCATTGCTTGGTATCGTACACATATAAACATCCCTAAATCTATGGAAAACGAACGTGTTTTTCTACGTTTTGGAGCTGTTGGACAAGAAGCTATCATTTATGTAAATGGAATAAAAATAGGCAACCATATAGGTGGTTATTCTGCATTTTGTTATGAAATTACAAAAGCTGTAAAAATTGGAGAACATAATTTAATCGTTGTAAAAACTAGTAATGCACCAAATTATAAGAGAATTCCCGTAAATGATGTTTTGTTTAATCATTATGGAGGCATATATCGTTCAGCGCAAATTTTCTCAACACCAAAATTCAATATTTCACCAACCTTTTATGCTTCTTCTGGTGTTTTTGTCCATTTAATAGAACAATCAAAAAACTCTGCTAAAATTGAAGTGAGAACACATATCACAAATAAAGAAAACCTAAATCAATTAACTTTAAATTATAAAATTTTAGACGCTAATAACCAATATATTAATAGTTTATCAAAAATAATTAAAATTGATAAAAAAAATACTATAGATACTCAGTCTATAGAAATAGAAAATCCTATTTTATGGAATGGACGAAAAAATCCATATTTATATTCAGTAGAAGTTACGCTGAGTGATGGAAAAACTTCGGATAAAATTTGTGAAACTTTTGGTTTAAGAACTTTTAAAGTTGATGCTGATAAAGGTTTCTTTTTAAATGATGAACCTTATCGAATTTACGGTGTAGCTATGCATCAAGAATGGCAACAAGTTGGGCCAGCACTTACATTAGAAAACCATAAAAAAGATATGGAAATTATTGATGAAATTGGTGCTACAGGTTTACGATTATCTCATTATCAACATTCACAAAACACTTATAATTCTGCAGATAAATTAGGTTTATTAGTATGGACAGAAATACCTTTTGTACACGATTATAGTGGTCGTGAACAAGGAAATGCAAAACAACAATTAACTGAATTAATTTATCAAAACTACAATCATCCTAGCATATTTTCTTGGGGATTATGGAACGAAGTTCGTGCTTGGAAAAGCGCTGACGAACCTTGCGTAATTCTTACAAAAGAACTCAACAATTTAGCTCATAAATTAGATAGTACTCGTTTTACAGTTTCTGCTAGCGATCGTGGAATGGAATCAAATATGGGAAACATCAGCGATTTACAAGCTTGGAATAAATATTATGGTTGGTATTATGGGCAATATTCAGATATGGAAAAATGGTTAGATGAATCTCGAATAAAATATCCAAATATTGAATTAGCCATTAGTGAATATGGTGTTGGAGGAAATATTTATCAGCAAAATAGAGCTTTATTAGAGAAACCAATTGGAAATTATTTTCCTGAGCCAGTACAAACAAATTATCACGAAGTTACTTGGAAAAATATTAAGGAACGTCCTTTTATTTGGTCTTCTTTTATCTGGAATATTTTTGATTTTTCTGTAGCTGGCTGGAACAGAGGTGGAATTAAAAACCTAAATCATAAAGGATTAGTTACTTATGACAGAAAAGTTAAAAAGGATGCTTTTTATTTTTATAAAGCAAATTGGAGCGATTCTCCTGTTTTATATATTGCTGAATTAAGAAATACAAAAAGAACGGAAGCTAAAACTCAAGTAAAAGTTTTTACCAATTTAGAAAAAATTACACTTTACATCAATGGTAGAAAAATTGCTACAAAAAAACAATCTGATGATTATAATACCATCATATTTCACGATATTTTATTGAAAAACGAGATTAACAAAATTGAAGTGAAAAGCAAAAAAGGCAAAGAAAAATTTAGTCATAAAGCTGAATGGATTTTATCAAAAAAATAA
- a CDS encoding glycoside hydrolase family 117 protein — MKYILTVITALLLFNCSKKEVKKETINNQKPFPLKIKDIEPNRVMSAAMQRSFKHYEAPRLLDNELYTNFKYTELKGFNYNNGNGTISRRDPSKIIYENGKYYVWYTHRETPTEPKGKNGANDTIPSTDWDLAEIWYATSKDGFTWNEQGVAIKRPKKPQPGWRSVATADILKFKDKYYLYYQAFNAPSGTYNEEKDAYDICPVAMSWADSPDGPWIPFNEVVIPFGKSNEWDWRVIHDPMPLVHNGKIYLYYKSGMDQRDKNRKHWDCWGLAIADQPEGPFKKHPLSPVMNSGHETILFPFKEGVAAIVGTDGIEHYTIQYAKDWVNFEIASVTQLLPTAAGVFSKDAFTDNPNADGITWGLSHFINAGKNWKKLYSKLGRFDCDLSQSTDDPSMKKSNILLPNELYFSQGLSKKQKERIMLENSNKK; from the coding sequence ATGAAATATATTTTAACTGTAATTACTGCTTTACTACTTTTTAACTGTTCGAAAAAAGAAGTAAAAAAAGAAACTATAAACAATCAAAAGCCATTTCCTTTAAAAATAAAAGACATTGAACCAAATAGAGTTATGAGTGCTGCAATGCAAAGATCCTTTAAACACTATGAAGCTCCTAGATTGTTAGACAATGAATTGTATACCAATTTTAAATACACTGAACTTAAAGGTTTTAATTATAACAATGGAAATGGAACCATAAGCAGAAGAGATCCTTCTAAAATCATTTATGAAAATGGTAAATATTATGTTTGGTACACACATCGTGAAACGCCAACTGAACCAAAAGGAAAAAATGGTGCTAATGATACAATACCTTCTACAGACTGGGATTTAGCAGAAATTTGGTATGCAACAAGTAAAGATGGTTTTACTTGGAATGAACAAGGTGTTGCTATAAAAAGACCAAAAAAACCACAACCTGGATGGCGTTCTGTAGCTACTGCTGATATTTTAAAATTTAAGGACAAATATTATTTATACTACCAAGCTTTTAATGCACCAAGTGGAACTTATAACGAAGAAAAAGACGCTTATGATATTTGTCCTGTTGCAATGTCTTGGGCAGATTCTCCTGATGGTCCTTGGATACCTTTTAATGAAGTAGTAATCCCTTTTGGCAAAAGTAACGAATGGGATTGGCGAGTAATTCACGATCCAATGCCTTTGGTGCATAATGGAAAAATTTATCTTTATTACAAATCAGGAATGGATCAAAGAGATAAAAATAGAAAACATTGGGATTGCTGGGGATTAGCAATTGCAGATCAACCAGAAGGTCCTTTTAAAAAACATCCCTTAAGCCCTGTTATGAATTCTGGGCACGAAACCATTTTGTTTCCTTTTAAAGAAGGTGTAGCTGCAATTGTAGGTACAGATGGTATTGAACATTATACAATTCAGTATGCAAAAGATTGGGTAAATTTTGAAATTGCATCAGTTACTCAATTATTACCTACAGCTGCAGGTGTTTTTTCGAAAGATGCTTTTACAGATAACCCTAATGCAGACGGAATTACTTGGGGACTTTCTCATTTTATAAATGCTGGTAAAAACTGGAAAAAACTTTACTCTAAATTAGGACGATTCGACTGTGATTTAAGTCAATCTACTGATGATCCTAGTATGAAAAAATCTAATATTCTATTACCAAATGAACTTTATTTCTCACAAGGATTATCAAAAAAACAAAAAGAAAGAATTATGCTCGAAAATTCTAATAAAAAATAA
- a CDS encoding LptF/LptG family permease: protein MKILDKYILKSFLVPFVATFLIVLFVLVMQALWQAFENIAGKGISLVFILKFLYYTTLMIIPQALPIGVLLSSIMAMGNLGENYEFAAAKSAGISLQRLVRPMAILAIALSGINFLFLNNVYPYAILNQSNLYLNIKKKKPAMALVPGSFNADLPGYQIKFDEKYGEDENLLKKVLIYDLNSRKGNQKVITADRGKIITEEGSRYMTFVLYDGYYYEEHIKSARTQNKRKRMAASNATFKEYEFNIDISSIMGGDLDTNRVTNHFRMLTLKELKDTIPKLKGRYDEILGLRAKNIYISTQAKELYKYPDSLKNNKLDSITLNNFEIKDKISILNSATTKTNRVLSTLKNNTETVKWNRKGLNFYDTEYYNRIAFSLSCVILFFIGAPLGSIIRKGGFGMPMILAIAIYVTYFFTNTFGRNLAEESTVSAFLGSWVSAIIMIPVAILLTRRATKDKGIFNIDSFLQPITKIFKKIVPKKR from the coding sequence ATGAAGATTTTAGATAAATACATCCTAAAGAGTTTTCTAGTACCTTTTGTAGCTACATTTCTAATTGTACTTTTTGTATTAGTAATGCAGGCTTTATGGCAAGCTTTCGAGAATATTGCTGGTAAAGGAATTAGTCTTGTCTTTATTTTAAAGTTTTTATACTACACCACTTTAATGATTATTCCGCAAGCGTTACCAATTGGTGTGCTTTTATCGTCTATTATGGCAATGGGTAATTTAGGTGAAAATTATGAATTTGCTGCAGCTAAATCTGCAGGAATTTCTCTACAAAGGTTGGTAAGACCAATGGCAATTTTAGCGATTGCTTTAAGCGGAATTAACTTCTTGTTTTTAAATAATGTATATCCATATGCAATTTTAAATCAATCGAATTTATATTTAAACATCAAAAAGAAAAAGCCAGCAATGGCTTTAGTTCCTGGAAGTTTTAATGCAGATTTACCTGGTTATCAAATTAAATTTGATGAAAAATACGGTGAAGATGAAAACCTATTAAAAAAAGTTTTAATCTACGATTTAAATAGCAGAAAAGGGAATCAAAAAGTAATAACTGCAGATAGAGGTAAAATTATTACAGAAGAAGGCAGTAGATATATGACCTTTGTTTTGTATGATGGCTATTATTACGAAGAACATATAAAGTCTGCAAGAACACAAAATAAAAGAAAAAGAATGGCAGCATCTAATGCCACTTTTAAGGAATATGAATTCAATATTGATATTTCATCGATAATGGGAGGTGATTTAGATACCAACAGAGTTACCAATCATTTTAGAATGCTAACCTTAAAAGAATTAAAGGATACCATACCAAAATTAAAAGGTAGGTATGATGAAATTTTAGGTTTACGAGCAAAAAATATTTACATCAGTACACAAGCTAAAGAATTATATAAATACCCAGATTCTTTAAAAAATAACAAACTAGATAGCATTACTTTAAATAACTTTGAGATTAAAGATAAAATTTCTATTTTAAATTCTGCTACTACAAAAACAAATAGAGTTTTAAGTACATTAAAAAACAATACAGAAACCGTTAAATGGAACAGAAAAGGTCTTAATTTTTACGATACAGAATATTATAATAGAATTGCTTTTTCTTTATCGTGCGTTATTCTCTTTTTTATTGGTGCGCCTTTAGGCTCCATTATTAGAAAAGGTGGTTTTGGTATGCCAATGATATTGGCCATAGCCATCTATGTAACTTATTTCTTTACCAATACTTTTGGTAGAAATTTAGCAGAAGAAAGTACTGTTTCTGCATTTTTAGGTTCTTGGGTTTCTGCAATTATTATGATTCCTGTTGCTATTTTATTAACCAGAAGAGCTACAAAAGACAAAGGAATTTTTAATATTGATTCCTTTTTACAACCTATTACTAAAATATTTAAAAAAATAGTACCTAAAAAAAGGTAG
- a CDS encoding MATE family efflux transporter: MNLTQYTSEFQYNWKLAAPVMLGMLGHTFVAFIDNIMVGQLGTAELAAVSLGNSFMFIAMSIGIGFSTAITPLIAEADASDNLEQARATFKNGLFLCTSLGILLFLMVFFAKPLMYLMQQPKEVVELAIPYLDLVAFSLIPLIIFQAIKQFSDGMSMTKYPMYATLIANIVNVVLNYLFIFGKFGFPELGIVGAAYGTLASRIIMVIYLWLLLKNKTRSKRIISNLKFFVLDVLMIKKIINLGSLSAMQMFFEVAIFTAAIWLSGLLGKNPQAANQIALNLSSMTFMVAMGLSVASMIRVGNQKGLQNFKELRRIAFSIFFLGLILATVFAILFFLFHKIMPTIYVDLDDKVNYVDNLEVITIASKLLIAAAFFQISDSIQVLVLGALRGLQDVKIPTILTFISYWCVGFPVSYYFGAAERLGSFGIWLGLLAGLSTASVLLFIRFNRLTLRLIKEKEAVVIAN; the protein is encoded by the coding sequence GTGAATCTTACTCAATATACATCAGAATTTCAATACAATTGGAAACTAGCAGCACCAGTAATGTTGGGTATGTTAGGGCATACTTTTGTTGCTTTTATAGATAATATTATGGTTGGGCAATTAGGTACTGCAGAATTGGCTGCAGTTTCTTTAGGTAACAGTTTTATGTTTATTGCAATGTCTATTGGTATTGGTTTTTCTACAGCAATTACACCTTTAATTGCAGAAGCTGATGCCTCTGATAATTTAGAACAAGCAAGAGCTACCTTTAAAAACGGATTATTTTTATGTACTTCTTTAGGTATTTTATTGTTCTTGATGGTCTTTTTTGCCAAACCTTTAATGTATTTAATGCAGCAACCCAAAGAAGTTGTTGAGTTGGCAATTCCGTATTTAGATTTGGTGGCTTTTTCTTTAATTCCGTTAATTATTTTTCAGGCAATTAAGCAGTTTAGTGATGGTATGTCTATGACTAAATACCCTATGTATGCTACCTTAATTGCCAATATTGTAAACGTTGTATTAAACTATTTATTCATTTTTGGTAAGTTTGGTTTTCCAGAATTAGGTATTGTTGGTGCAGCTTATGGTACATTGGCTTCTAGAATAATTATGGTAATTTATTTATGGCTTTTATTAAAAAATAAAACACGATCTAAGCGAATTATCAGCAATTTAAAGTTCTTTGTTTTAGATGTTTTAATGATAAAAAAAATTATCAATTTAGGTTCTTTAAGTGCTATGCAAATGTTTTTTGAAGTCGCTATTTTTACAGCTGCCATTTGGTTAAGTGGGTTATTAGGTAAAAATCCACAAGCCGCAAATCAAATTGCATTAAATTTATCTTCGATGACGTTTATGGTTGCAATGGGTTTAAGTGTTGCTTCTATGATAAGAGTTGGTAATCAAAAAGGATTACAAAATTTTAAAGAATTGCGTAGAATTGCATTTTCAATCTTTTTCTTAGGATTAATTTTAGCCACAGTTTTTGCTATTTTATTTTTCTTATTTCACAAAATAATGCCTACCATTTATGTTGATTTAGATGATAAAGTAAATTATGTGGATAATTTGGAAGTAATTACAATAGCTTCTAAACTTTTAATTGCAGCTGCATTTTTTCAAATATCTGATAGTATACAGGTTTTGGTATTAGGAGCTTTACGTGGTTTACAAGATGTTAAAATACCAACGATTTTAACCTTTATTTCTTATTGGTGTGTTGGTTTTCCTGTTTCGTATTATTTTGGTGCAGCAGAAAGGTTAGGAAGTTTTGGTATTTGGTTAGGCTTGTTAGCTGGTTTATCTACAGCATCAGTTTTATTGTTTATCAGATTTAATAGATTAACTTTAAGATTGATAAAAGAAAAGGAAGCTGTTGTTATAGCCAATTAG
- a CDS encoding diacylglycerol kinase family protein, producing MKDPKDGFIIGRIKSLKFALKGMWILVTTEDSIKAQLFCAIIATIMGFYFEISTTEWALQFIIIGLVLVAEAANTAIEEVADFIHPDYHKKIGLIKDIAAGAPSFAALISLIVAGFIYVPKIALLF from the coding sequence ATGAAAGATCCTAAAGATGGTTTTATAATTGGCAGAATTAAAAGTTTAAAATTTGCATTAAAAGGTATGTGGATTTTAGTTACTACAGAAGATAGTATAAAAGCTCAATTATTCTGTGCCATTATTGCAACTATTATGGGTTTTTATTTTGAGATTTCTACTACAGAATGGGCATTGCAATTTATAATAATTGGCTTAGTATTAGTGGCAGAAGCTGCAAATACAGCTATAGAAGAAGTTGCAGATTTTATTCACCCAGATTATCATAAAAAAATTGGCTTAATTAAAGATATTGCTGCTGGTGCACCAAGTTTCGCTGCATTAATATCTTTAATTGTTGCTGGTTTTATTTATGTACCTAAAATAGCTTTATTATTTTAA
- a CDS encoding FtsK/SpoIIIE family DNA translocase, with the protein MAKKKQSVKKSSILTEEKSSIFSFLKTRQTQTIFGFFLIIFSLFLCIAFISFFFSWQEDQSVLNKLADKTIKSKNLLGKIGASLSHFFIYKGFGLAAFVIAYQIFISGVAVLVKKKLSRIIISWNWSLFIMLWFSVSLGFLHQKYALLSGVIGFEVNDYVQTFIGKTGLVLILVFLLIAYIVLRYKITIDAYLEKVKQNKIERQAREFVESEQQTTTKINKKVEFKNQEAEKKTELIVESKKEKSEFELSLENLKPTITNHSDVTTKNEEITLKVEQEITPELKVEETVIEDLKEVEIDIAIAREEEHSVENLSDKVLKDFGEFDPTLELSNFKFPTFNLLKQYNESISIDPTELEANKNRIVETLKNYKIGIAEIKATVGPTITLYEIVPEAGIRISKIKNLEDDIALSLSALGIRIIAPIPGKGTIGIEVPNKKSTIVSMHSAISSKKFQESQMQLPIALGKTISNETFVVDLAKMPHLLMAGATGQGKSVGLNAVLTSLLYKKHPAEVKFVLVDPKKVELTLFNKIERHYLAKLPDTEDAIITDTTKVVHTLNSLCIEMDNRYDLLKAAMVRNIKEYNTKFKQRKLNPNDGHQFLPYIVLVIDEFADLIMTAGKEVETPIARLAQLARAIGIHLIVATQRPSVNVITGIIKANFPARIAFRVTSKIDSRTILDAGGADQLIGRGDLLYTNGNSITRIQCAFVDTPEVEKITDFIGSQKAYTEAHLLPEYVDDESGTSIDIDVADRDKLFKEAAEIIVTAQQGSASLLQRKLKLGYNRAGRLIDQLEAAGIVGGFEGSKARQVLVSDFMALEQLLENEKNQ; encoded by the coding sequence ATGGCTAAAAAGAAACAAAGCGTAAAAAAATCATCAATTTTAACAGAAGAAAAATCAAGTATTTTTTCTTTTTTAAAAACAAGACAAACCCAAACTATCTTTGGTTTTTTCTTGATTATATTTTCGCTTTTCTTATGTATTGCCTTTATTTCCTTTTTTTTTAGTTGGCAAGAAGACCAAAGTGTTCTTAATAAATTAGCCGATAAAACTATAAAAAGTAAAAACTTGCTGGGTAAAATTGGAGCAAGTTTAAGTCATTTTTTTATATATAAAGGTTTTGGCTTAGCTGCTTTTGTTATTGCTTATCAAATTTTTATTTCTGGTGTTGCAGTCTTAGTAAAAAAGAAACTTTCTAGAATTATCATTTCTTGGAACTGGAGTTTGTTTATTATGCTTTGGTTTTCGGTTTCATTAGGATTTTTGCATCAAAAATATGCATTATTGTCTGGTGTAATTGGTTTTGAAGTGAATGATTATGTACAAACATTTATAGGTAAAACAGGTTTAGTTTTAATTTTAGTGTTCTTATTAATTGCATATATTGTACTTCGTTATAAAATAACAATAGATGCTTATCTAGAAAAAGTAAAACAAAATAAAATTGAAAGACAAGCAAGAGAATTTGTTGAAAGCGAACAACAAACAACCACTAAAATTAACAAAAAAGTAGAATTTAAAAATCAAGAAGCTGAAAAGAAAACAGAATTAATAGTTGAAAGTAAAAAGGAAAAATCGGAGTTTGAACTTTCTCTAGAAAATTTAAAACCAACTATTACCAATCATTCTGATGTAACTACAAAAAATGAAGAAATTACTTTAAAAGTTGAACAAGAGATTACACCAGAACTTAAAGTTGAAGAAACTGTAATTGAGGATTTAAAAGAGGTAGAAATTGATATAGCAATTGCAAGAGAAGAAGAGCATTCTGTAGAGAATTTATCAGATAAAGTTTTAAAAGATTTTGGCGAGTTTGATCCAACCTTAGAGCTATCAAACTTTAAATTCCCTACTTTTAATTTACTAAAACAATACAACGAAAGTATTTCTATAGATCCTACTGAACTAGAAGCCAATAAAAATAGAATTGTAGAAACTTTAAAAAACTACAAAATTGGTATCGCAGAAATTAAGGCAACTGTTGGACCAACAATTACACTATATGAAATTGTACCAGAAGCAGGAATTCGTATTTCTAAAATTAAAAATTTAGAAGACGACATTGCACTATCTTTATCTGCTTTGGGTATAAGAATTATTGCTCCAATTCCTGGTAAAGGAACTATTGGTATAGAAGTACCTAATAAAAAATCGACTATAGTTTCTATGCATTCTGCCATTTCATCAAAGAAATTTCAAGAATCGCAAATGCAATTGCCAATAGCTTTAGGTAAAACAATTTCTAATGAAACTTTTGTGGTTGATTTAGCAAAAATGCCTCACTTATTAATGGCAGGTGCAACTGGTCAAGGAAAATCTGTAGGTTTAAATGCGGTTTTAACATCACTCTTATATAAAAAACACCCTGCAGAAGTTAAGTTTGTTTTGGTCGATCCTAAAAAAGTAGAGTTAACTTTATTCAATAAAATTGAACGTCATTATTTGGCTAAATTGCCTGATACTGAAGATGCAATTATTACAGATACTACCAAAGTTGTGCATACATTAAACTCTTTGTGTATAGAAATGGATAATCGTTACGATTTGCTAAAAGCAGCAATGGTAAGAAATATTAAAGAGTACAACACTAAATTTAAACAGCGTAAATTAAATCCTAACGATGGACATCAATTTTTACCTTATATCGTTTTGGTTATTGATGAATTTGCAGATTTAATTATGACAGCTGGTAAAGAAGTAGAAACGCCTATTGCACGTTTAGCTCAATTGGCTAGAGCCATTGGTATTCATTTAATTGTAGCTACACAAAGACCTTCTGTAAACGTAATTACAGGTATTATTAAAGCCAATTTCCCTGCAAGAATTGCATTTAGAGTTACTTCAAAAATTGATTCTAGAACCATTTTAGATGCTGGTGGTGCAGATCAATTAATTGGTCGTGGAGATTTATTATATACCAATGGAAATTCGATAACAAGAATACAATGTGCTTTTGTTGATACTCCAGAAGTAGAAAAAATTACTGATTTTATTGGTTCGCAAAAAGCATACACAGAAGCTCATTTATTACCAGAATATGTAGATGATGAAAGTGGCACAAGTATTGATATTGATGTAGCAGACAGAGATAAATTGTTTAAAGAAGCTGCAGAAATTATTGTTACAGCACAACAAGGTTCTGCTTCTTTATTACAAAGAAAATTAAAATTAGGCTACAACAGAGCTGGTAGATTAATAGATCAATTAGAAGCTGCAGGTATTGTTGGTGGCTTTGAAGGTAGTAAAGCAAGACAAGTGTTAGTTTCAGATTTTATGGCTTTAGAACAATTATTAGAAAACGAAAAAAATCAATAG